The Fusobacterium sp. DD2 genome window below encodes:
- a CDS encoding NAD(P)H-dependent oxidoreductase, which yields MNNQLKSLMFMVVAGGVVISLYNYMNRPKSPIATINLNNYQTSISKEDIEKLDGITSASVVPQRFIQKYKAHGFTDSKKKKALIIVGDPRENSVLFDMTTTAIKWFEDNGMEVEVRDLYRMNWSPVLHPDEFYYQKDGLGTPTEDVKTEQNLITKADYIIFSYPNWHDTPIAIIKGYQERVFAKNFAYRSTDKGLEGMLHGKGLFTIMNCGYLGGGRGYVGDGKNKDTSMWDKYMTAYSILDEDQANWWGMENYGRFVNDIYPKNGSKNYEKELNSLREDLKEYLDKTFLNK from the coding sequence ATGAATAACCAACTTAAAAGTTTAATGTTTATGGTGGTAGCAGGAGGAGTAGTTATCTCATTGTATAACTATATGAACAGACCTAAGTCACCTATTGCAACTATCAATCTAAATAACTATCAAACATCTATTTCTAAAGAGGATATTGAAAAATTAGATGGCATTACATCTGCTTCAGTAGTTCCTCAAAGATTTATTCAAAAATATAAAGCTCATGGTTTTACTGATAGCAAAAAGAAAAAAGCACTTATTATAGTGGGAGATCCCAGAGAAAACAGTGTCTTATTTGATATGACAACTACTGCTATTAAGTGGTTTGAAGATAATGGAATGGAAGTTGAAGTAAGAGATCTATACCGTATGAACTGGTCACCTGTTTTACATCCAGATGAATTTTACTATCAAAAAGATGGACTTGGAACTCCAACAGAAGATGTAAAAACTGAGCAGAATCTTATTACTAAAGCTGATTATATTATCTTCTCATACCCTAACTGGCATGATACACCTATTGCCATTATAAAAGGATATCAGGAAAGAGTATTTGCTAAGAACTTTGCCTACAGATCTACTGATAAAGGTCTTGAAGGGATGTTACATGGAAAGGGACTATTTACTATAATGAACTGTGGATATCTTGGTGGAGGACGTGGATATGTTGGAGATGGAAAAAATAAAGACACATCTATGTGGGACAAGTATATGACTGCCTACAGTATCCTGGATGAAGATCAGGCTAACTGGTGGGGTATGGAAAACTACGGACGTTTCGTAAATGATATCTACCCTAAAAATGGTTCTAAAAATTATGAAAAGGAACTTAACTCTTTGAGAGAGGATTTAAAAGAATATTTAGATAAAACATTTTTAAATAAATAA
- a CDS encoding NAD(P)H-dependent glycerol-3-phosphate dehydrogenase — translation MKKVVIIGAGSWGTALGLVLAGKNYDVTLWEHNKERAEEVQRTRENHRYLPGVKLPDNMRFTHESENLLDGIKYVIFSVPSQCLREVISKFSPQITEDMILVNTAKGIEVSTGMRLSEVMKDEIKGKYHKNIVVLCGPTHAEEVSIGLPTTIVAAGKKEKAAEIQELFNCMNFRVYINEDIIGVEIGAAVKNCLAIGAGIADGMGYGDNTKAALITRGIAEMTRFGKALGAQERTFSGLTGIGDLIVTCASKHSRNRHVGECLGKGMKIDEVLAEMTMVAEGVPTVKAVHNAAKELNISMPIVEATYNIIYKNATAKDMVEALMGRELKVEFY, via the coding sequence ATGAAAAAAGTTGTAATTATAGGGGCTGGTAGCTGGGGGACAGCACTTGGATTGGTACTTGCAGGGAAGAACTATGATGTAACCCTTTGGGAACACAATAAAGAGAGAGCAGAAGAGGTACAAAGAACAAGAGAAAATCATAGATATTTGCCAGGAGTTAAACTTCCTGATAATATGAGATTTACACATGAAAGTGAAAATCTTCTAGATGGAATAAAATATGTAATTTTTTCAGTACCATCACAATGTTTAAGAGAGGTTATAAGTAAATTTAGTCCTCAAATTACAGAGGATATGATACTTGTAAACACTGCTAAAGGGATAGAAGTATCAACAGGAATGAGACTTTCTGAGGTAATGAAAGATGAGATAAAGGGTAAATACCATAAAAATATAGTTGTTTTATGTGGACCAACTCATGCTGAAGAGGTGTCTATTGGACTTCCAACTACAATTGTAGCAGCTGGTAAAAAAGAAAAAGCTGCTGAAATACAGGAACTTTTTAATTGTATGAACTTCAGAGTATATATAAATGAAGATATTATTGGAGTGGAGATTGGAGCTGCAGTAAAAAACTGTCTTGCAATTGGAGCAGGGATAGCTGATGGTATGGGTTATGGAGACAATACCAAAGCTGCTTTAATAACAAGAGGAATAGCTGAAATGACAAGATTTGGTAAAGCGTTAGGTGCTCAGGAAAGAACTTTCTCGGGACTTACTGGTATAGGTGACCTGATAGTTACATGTGCAAGTAAGCACAGTAGAAATAGACATGTTGGAGAGTGCCTGGGTAAAGGTATGAAAATTGATGAGGTTTTAGCAGAGATGACAATGGTAGCAGAAGGGGTACCAACTGTAAAAGCTGTTCACAATGCTGCAAAAGAGCTTAATATTTCAATGCCTATTGTTGAAGCTACTTATAATATAATTTATAAAAATGCTACAGCTAAGGATATGGTTGAAGCTTTAATGGGAAGAGAGTTAAAAGTAGAATTTTATTAA
- a CDS encoding SprT family zinc-dependent metalloprotease, which translates to MKNIILRIKDDGEIVVSAPYGISERYIQEFVNSKKNWIAKKLEVLAEKKKKETFELITGEIIRIFGREYTIEVFDLRPDDCKIEGDKLKIYSMNNSYEAKKKILEKFLFFKLTDLLTELNERIGKEIGYLPEKIKVRNMKSRWGSCNSSKRHINYNLQLYSKAVEAIEYVVLHELSHIPHPHHQKPFWDFVRKFMPDYKLRQEMLKE; encoded by the coding sequence ATGAAAAATATCATCTTAAGAATTAAAGATGATGGAGAAATTGTGGTCTCTGCACCATATGGAATTTCTGAAAGGTATATTCAAGAGTTTGTAAATTCCAAAAAAAATTGGATTGCTAAAAAATTGGAGGTTTTGGCAGAAAAAAAGAAAAAAGAGACTTTTGAACTTATCACAGGAGAAATAATAAGAATATTTGGAAGAGAATATACAATTGAAGTCTTTGATTTGAGACCTGACGATTGTAAAATTGAAGGGGATAAACTTAAAATTTATTCTATGAACAATAGTTACGAAGCTAAGAAAAAAATATTGGAAAAATTTCTGTTTTTTAAGCTTACTGACCTGTTGACTGAATTAAATGAAAGAATTGGAAAAGAGATAGGTTATCTTCCTGAAAAAATTAAAGTAAGAAATATGAAGAGCAGATGGGGATCTTGTAATTCTTCTAAAAGGCATATAAATTATAATCTTCAGCTCTATTCAAAAGCAGTTGAGGCAATTGAATATGTAGTTCTTCACGAACTATCTCATATTCCACACCCACATCATCAAAAACCTTTTTGGGATTTTGTTAGAAAATTTATGCCAGATTATAAACTAAGACAAGAAATGTTAAAAGAATAA
- a CDS encoding tyrosine-type recombinase/integrase codes for KTNAGKRTIPISSRILPIFKELYNTNNEYFFMVKGKKRSYTGFRLSFTTTLKKLNLEEHTIHDTRHTFASLLNNVNANRTSITKLIGHTDFNITENVYTHKDLEELRKAIDLLN; via the coding sequence TAAGACTAATGCGGGTAAAAGAACTATACCTATATCTTCAAGAATACTACCAATTTTCAAAGAATTATATAATACCAATAACGAATATTTTTTTATGGTAAAAGGTAAAAAAAGAAGTTACACTGGTTTTAGGCTTAGTTTTACAACCACATTAAAAAAACTAAATCTCGAGGAACACACAATACACGACACAAGACATACTTTTGCATCTTTACTTAATAATGTAAATGCGAATAGGACATCTATAACTAAATTGATAGGTCATACAGACTTTAATATTACTGAGAATGTTTATACACACAAAGACCTTGAAGAATTAAGAAAAGCAATAGACCTGCTTAATTAA
- a CDS encoding sigma-70 family RNA polymerase sigma factor translates to MINRDLISLYLEDIRKYNILEKDEEFELLKKAKEGDEAAKDKLILCNLRLVVNIAKNYTNKGLSLIDLISEGNFGLIYAIEKFDITRGFRFSTYAVWWIKQSISKAIICKGRGIRIPSYKYDLLNKVNKYVTTRVKEEGVYPSIEEIAEDLDVGKDKIDEIITVFQDPMSLSASIGEDICLEDTIADHPDTTIEDKIIEEMGRNQVRELVNILDEREKQILKLRYGLDGEEIHTLEEIGNAFNITRERVRQIEKKTLKKLRNKYGKDKDKFF, encoded by the coding sequence ATGATAAATAGAGATCTGATTTCGCTTTACTTGGAAGATATACGAAAGTATAATATCTTAGAAAAAGATGAGGAATTTGAGCTGCTTAAAAAAGCAAAAGAGGGGGATGAAGCAGCAAAAGATAAGCTGATTCTTTGTAATTTACGTTTAGTAGTTAATATTGCCAAAAATTATACTAATAAAGGTTTGAGTCTTATAGACTTAATCAGTGAGGGAAATTTTGGACTGATATATGCTATTGAAAAATTTGATATTACTAGAGGGTTTAGATTTTCAACCTATGCTGTCTGGTGGATTAAACAATCAATTAGCAAAGCAATTATATGCAAAGGGAGAGGTATTCGTATTCCCTCATATAAATATGATCTTTTAAATAAAGTAAATAAGTATGTTACTACAAGGGTAAAAGAAGAGGGAGTATATCCTTCAATTGAAGAGATAGCTGAAGATTTAGATGTTGGAAAAGATAAGATAGATGAGATAATCACTGTTTTTCAGGATCCAATGTCTCTTAGTGCGTCTATAGGTGAGGATATCTGTCTTGAAGATACAATAGCTGACCATCCAGATACAACAATTGAAGATAAGATTATTGAGGAAATGGGAAGAAATCAGGTAAGAGAGCTTGTAAATATTTTAGATGAGAGAGAAAAGCAGATATTGAAATTGAGATACGGTCTTGATGGAGAAGAGATTCATACTTTAGAAGAGATTGGAAATGCTTTTAATATTACAAGAGAGAGAGTCAGACAGATAGAGAAGAAGACGTTAAAAAAATTAAGAAATAAATATGGGAAAGATAAAGATAAGTTTTTTTAA
- the dnaN gene encoding DNA polymerase III subunit beta, giving the protein MKIKINRAEFLKRLKIIEKTITENKIKPVISCAYIETREDKLFFCGTNLETTITTEMPCIEIVEEGKIVFQHQLVEEYLKEIKDEEISLLEDNGNLSVVSSDSVSEFSLMDAEDYPKIPVGEKFDEITEQFEIDSEDLASIFEKVKYAASPTSDNLAFNCVRLEKKDNTLKFVTTDTYRLVYLTKEVEKINGDLDISIPLSTVESVTKLLRGIENAKLKFYFINKQIFFKMEDVLVISRVIDLPFPNYRGILENDAYDKKLTINAEQFIKILKRIMIFVRNNSESKYGATFKIGQKEMKINGINEIAKINEEVEVEYEGQEIRIALNTKFLFEYIQNLEKESTITLEFIQSNSSVRIQKEGDDKYLYILMPLALRD; this is encoded by the coding sequence ATGAAGATAAAAATAAATAGAGCAGAATTTTTAAAGAGATTAAAGATCATTGAAAAAACAATAACTGAAAATAAAATTAAGCCAGTAATATCATGTGCTTATATTGAAACAAGAGAGGATAAGTTATTCTTCTGTGGTACTAACTTAGAAACTACTATCACAACAGAGATGCCTTGTATAGAGATAGTTGAAGAGGGAAAAATTGTATTCCAACACCAGTTAGTTGAAGAGTATTTAAAGGAGATTAAGGACGAAGAGATCTCTCTTTTAGAGGATAATGGAAACCTTTCTGTAGTAAGTTCAGACTCTGTATCTGAATTTTCACTGATGGATGCTGAAGATTATCCTAAAATTCCAGTTGGAGAAAAATTTGATGAAATCACTGAACAGTTTGAAATAGACAGTGAAGATCTTGCAAGTATATTTGAAAAAGTAAAATATGCAGCTTCACCTACAAGTGATAACTTGGCTTTCAACTGTGTAAGATTGGAAAAGAAAGATAATACACTTAAATTTGTAACTACTGATACTTATAGACTTGTTTACCTGACTAAAGAGGTTGAAAAGATAAATGGAGATTTGGATATAAGTATTCCTTTAAGTACTGTTGAATCTGTTACAAAACTTTTAAGAGGTATAGAGAATGCCAAACTTAAATTTTACTTTATAAATAAGCAGATTTTCTTTAAAATGGAAGATGTTTTAGTTATAAGTAGAGTTATAGACCTTCCTTTCCCAAATTATAGAGGAATTTTAGAAAATGATGCTTATGACAAGAAACTTACAATAAATGCAGAACAATTTATAAAGATCTTAAAGAGAATAATGATATTTGTAAGAAATAACTCTGAATCTAAATATGGAGCAACTTTTAAAATTGGTCAAAAAGAGATGAAGATCAATGGTATAAATGAGATTGCTAAGATAAATGAAGAGGTAGAAGTAGAGTATGAGGGACAAGAGATAAGAATTGCTCTTAATACTAAATTTTTATTTGAATACATTCAAAATCTTGAAAAAGAAAGTACAATTACTTTAGAATTTATTCAATCTAATAGCTCAGTTAGAATCCAAAAAGAGGGAGACGATAAATATCTATATATTCTAATGCCTTTAGCATTGAGAGATTAA
- the plsY gene encoding glycerol-3-phosphate 1-O-acyltransferase PlsY, which translates to MKILLFLILGYVMGSLPNGVWIGKYFKGIDIREFGSKNSGATNSYRILGPKYGLMVLAADALKGFIPPFFASQCDVTGNWLILIGMAAILGHIFSFFQKFKGGKGVATSLGVFLFLIPKVTITLFVIFVIVVYATRYISLGSIIAAILLPIFTLISPLKNGIDKFPMMVMTTIIAVFVVYKHKSNISRLLKGTENKFKLK; encoded by the coding sequence ATGAAAATATTATTATTTTTGATACTTGGGTATGTAATGGGATCACTTCCTAATGGAGTATGGATAGGAAAGTATTTTAAAGGAATCGATATAAGAGAGTTTGGAAGTAAAAATTCAGGAGCTACTAACTCTTATAGAATTTTAGGTCCAAAATATGGTCTAATGGTTCTTGCAGCAGATGCATTAAAGGGATTTATACCTCCATTTTTTGCAAGTCAATGTGATGTAACAGGTAACTGGTTAATTCTTATTGGTATGGCTGCTATATTAGGACATATATTCTCATTTTTCCAAAAATTTAAAGGTGGAAAAGGAGTAGCTACAAGTTTAGGAGTTTTTCTTTTCCTAATACCTAAAGTTACTATTACACTTTTTGTAATATTTGTAATTGTAGTATATGCAACAAGATATATTTCACTAGGTTCAATAATTGCTGCTATACTTTTACCAATTTTTACTTTAATATCACCTTTGAAAAATGGAATAGATAAATTTCCAATGATGGTAATGACAACAATAATTGCTGTGTTCGTTGTTTATAAACATAAGAGTAATATATCAAGACTTCTGAAAGGAACAGAAAATAAATTTAAGCTGAAATAA